In a single window of the Streptomyces cinnabarinus genome:
- a CDS encoding acylphosphatase — MSEDVRLVAWVRGRVQGVGFRWFTRAKALEIGGLSGFALNLDDGRVQVVAEGPRPGCQGLLDWLEGNDTPGRVDGVTEIWDTPRGGYDGFAIR; from the coding sequence ATGAGCGAGGATGTTCGGCTGGTCGCCTGGGTGCGTGGACGCGTGCAAGGTGTGGGTTTTCGCTGGTTCACACGTGCCAAGGCGCTGGAGATCGGCGGCCTGAGTGGTTTTGCTCTCAATTTGGACGACGGACGCGTCCAAGTGGTCGCCGAAGGTCCGCGCCCGGGTTGTCAAGGGCTCCTCGACTGGCTGGAGGGGAACGACACGCCCGGCCGCGTGGACGGCGTCACCGAGATCTGGGACACACCTCGCGGGGGATACGACGGCTTCGCCATCCGTTGA
- a CDS encoding CAP domain-containing protein has translation MGRHRRSAAGRAATGRATGVSHTDGSSEWNQNTWDSYPDRHPHAHSHPLPDGTVGIAPYLHQDAYAGAYATTEAYLFSGDDGRGDDYGQDYARESDTAVFASEGFSPADGAERGRPNRRKKKKAVTPVRTGLLGVSAAVALGTVAVATGVLPGGDNYTLGGGSSDKVQAADSPTSSPSEQGGTSGTAENRDDSTPASRDQERSVSPSAAPSTTAPEPTKTPSKKPKATPSKKPKTDTPPSKAATKAPEKPSAPVTLSEEAAAAAEVLRLVNEERAKAGCNAVAANSSLADLASAFSEDMAERGFFDHTDPDGSSPWDRAAKAGITNLGGENIARGQADAAAVMDAWMNSPGHRANILNCDFKTLGVGVHMASGGPWWTQNFGY, from the coding sequence ATGGGACGCCACCGACGCTCCGCCGCCGGACGCGCCGCCACGGGCCGCGCCACGGGGGTCAGCCACACAGACGGTTCCTCCGAGTGGAACCAGAACACCTGGGACTCGTACCCGGACCGGCACCCGCACGCGCACTCGCACCCGCTCCCGGACGGGACGGTGGGCATCGCGCCCTATCTCCACCAGGACGCGTACGCCGGTGCCTACGCGACCACCGAGGCCTATCTCTTCTCGGGCGACGACGGCCGGGGCGACGACTACGGCCAGGACTACGCCCGGGAGTCGGACACCGCCGTCTTCGCGAGCGAGGGCTTCTCCCCCGCTGACGGCGCCGAGCGCGGGCGGCCGAACCGTCGCAAGAAGAAGAAGGCCGTCACCCCGGTGCGCACCGGGCTCCTCGGGGTCTCCGCCGCCGTGGCCCTCGGCACCGTCGCGGTCGCCACCGGCGTACTGCCCGGCGGGGACAACTACACCCTCGGCGGCGGCAGCAGCGACAAGGTGCAGGCCGCCGACTCGCCGACCAGCTCGCCGAGTGAGCAGGGCGGCACCTCGGGCACCGCGGAGAACCGCGACGACAGCACCCCGGCCAGCCGGGACCAGGAGCGGTCCGTCTCGCCGTCCGCGGCGCCCTCGACCACCGCGCCCGAGCCGACGAAGACTCCGTCGAAGAAGCCGAAGGCCACGCCGAGCAAGAAGCCGAAGACCGACACGCCGCCGTCGAAGGCCGCCACCAAGGCGCCGGAGAAGCCCAGCGCGCCGGTGACGCTGTCGGAGGAGGCCGCCGCCGCGGCCGAGGTCCTCCGGCTGGTCAACGAGGAGCGGGCGAAGGCCGGTTGCAATGCCGTCGCCGCCAACAGCTCGCTCGCCGATCTGGCCTCCGCGTTCAGCGAGGACATGGCGGAGCGGGGCTTCTTCGACCACACCGACCCGGACGGCTCGAGCCCCTGGGACCGGGCCGCGAAGGCCGGCATCACCAACCTCGGTGGCGAGAACATAGCCCGCGGCCAGGCCGACGCCGCCGCGGTCATGGACGCCTGGATGAACAGCCCCGGCCACCGCGCCAACATCCTCAACTGCGACTTCAAGACCCTGGGAGTCGGCGTCCACATGGCCTCCGGCGGCCCTTGGTGGACGCAGAACTTCGGCTACTGA